TCGATTGGAAAGAGACCCCACAAGCTCACGTCTTCAAAGTGGATGTTCCTGGGATAAAGAAAGAGGAGGTtaaagttgaagtagaagaagGAAGGATTTTACAGATTAGCGGTGAGAGAAACAGAGAGAAAGAGGAGAAGAACGATCAGTGGCACCGTATGGAGAGGAGCAGCGGTAAGTTTATAAGGAGATTCAGGTTGCCGGAGAATGCAAAAACAGGGGAAATAAAGGCAGCGATGGAGAATGGAGTGCTGACTGTGACTGttccaaaa
The nucleotide sequence above comes from Solanum pennellii chromosome 9, SPENNV200. Encoded proteins:
- the LOC107030547 gene encoding 17.8 kDa class I heat shock protein-like; the protein is MSLIPSFFGGRRSNIFDPFSLDLWDPFEGFPISTTIANTPSSVREISAVANAKIDWKETPQAHVFKVDVPGIKKEEVKVEVEEGRILQISGERNREKEEKNDQWHRMERSSGKFIRRFRLPENAKTGEIKAAMENGVLTVTVPKEEEKKKSEVKAIDISG